AACACCTATGGGTGCCCCCTCCCCCATGTAtagacccccatgggtgcccccccccatgtATAAACACCTATGGGTGCCCCCTACCCCATGTAtagacccccatgggtgcccccccccatgtATAAACACCTATGGGTGCCCCCTCCCCCATGTAtagacccccatgggtgcccccccccatgtATAAACACCTATGGGTGCCCCCTACCCCATGTATAGACCCCCATGGGTGACCCCCCCCATGTATAAACACCTATGGGTGCCCCCTACCCCATGTATAGACCCCCATGGGTGACCCCCCCCCATGTATAAACACCTATGGGTGCCCCCTACCCCATGTATAGACCCCCATGGGTGACCCCCCCCATGTATAAACAcctatgggtgcccccccccgccatgtatagacccccatgggtgcccccctcCATGTATAAACACCTATGGGTGCCCCCCCGCCATGTAtagacccccatgggtgccccccccatgtATAAACACCTATGGGTGCCCCCTCCCCCATGTAtagacccccatgggtgccccccccatgtATAAACACCTATGGGTGCCCCCTACCCCATGTATAGACCCCCATGGGTGGCCCCCCCCCATGTATAAACACCTATGGGTGCCCCCTACCCCATGTATAGACCCCCATGGGTGACCCCCCCCATGTATAAACAcctatgggtgcccccccccgccatgtatagacccccatgggtgcccccctcCATGTATAAACACCTATGGGTGCCCCCCCGCCATGTAtagacccccatgggtgccccccccatgtATAAACACCTATGGGTGCTCCCTATGGGTGCCCCCCCGTCCAttaccccccccaaccccatgggtagcccccccatgggtgcccccctaTGGGTCCCCCCCCCATTCATCCTCCTCATGCGTGCCCCcctatgggtgccccccccccccatccatcccccccccgctatgggtgcccccccccccaaggctgtCTCCCCCATGTGTACCCCCTATGGGTGCCCCCCATCCATTacccccccatgggtgcccccccccccatgtatAGACCCCCATGGGTGCTCCCTATGGGTGCCCCCCATCCattacccccccaccccacggatACCCCCCCCATGTGTACCCCCTATGGGTGCCCCCCATCCATTACCCCCGCACCCCACGGATACCCCCCCCATGTGTACCCCCTACGGGTGCCCCCCATCCATTACCCCCGCACCCCATGGATACCCCCCCCATGTGTACCCCCTATGGGTGCCCCCCATCCAttacccccccaccccgcgtATACCCCCTCCATGTGTACCCCCTACGGGTgccccccatccatccccccccatgggtgccccccccccaaggctGTCTCCCCCATGTGTACCCCCTATGGGTGCCCCCCTTCCATTACCCCCACCCCATGgatacctcccccccccccccccaccaccacccatgggtgcccccccccgccccggctcaccCTTGAGGTCGAGGTTTCGGGCGCCCTGGCCGTGCTGGGTGACGGGGCGCCCGTCCACCCGCAGCCCGTGGAGGGTGCCCCCCTCCCGGGCCACCGACACCTCGTGCCAGCGCCCGTCGTGCAGCGGCTGCTCCGAGTTCCCCTTCATCAGCGAGGGGCCGTCGCCCAGGTCGAACACGTAGTGGATGTACCTGCGGGATgaagggggcggggcctgagccgggggggcggggcctcgggagagggggcggggcctcgggagagggggcggggcctgagcCGGGAGGCGGGGCCTGAGGCGGGGCGGCGACACCCTGGAGTCAATGGGATAATGCCGGGACATTGGGCTGGGGGGCGTGGCCTGAGTTAAGGGGGCGTGTCTGGGTCGAGGGGAGGGGCCTGGGTCGAGGGGGTGGGGTCTGATCCAAGGGGGCGGGGCCTGAAGCAGGGGGGGCACCCCCAAGACAGTGGGATAATGCAGGGACATGGGGTTGGGGGCGTGGTCTGGGTTAAGGGGGCGTGGTCGGAGTCGAGGGGAGGGGCCTGGGTCGAGGGGGTGGGGTCTGATCCAAGGGGGCGGGGCCTGACGCAGGGGGGGCCTGAGATAAGGGGGCGTGGTCTGGGTCGAGGGGAGGGGCCTGGGTCGAGGGGGTGGGGTCGATCcaagggggcggggcctgagccggggggcggggcctcgggagGGGGGGCAAAATCAATGGGATAATGCAGGGACATGGGTCTGAGGGCGTGGCCTGAGtcgagggggcggggcctgagccgggggggtggggCCTCAGTCCGGGGGGGGCGACCCCCAAAAGCAATGGGGTAACGCAGGGACATTGGGGGTGGGGGCGTGGCCTGAGATAAGGGGGCGTGGTCTGAGCCAAGGGGAGGGGCCTGGGCCAAGAGGGCGGAGCCCTGAGCCTGGGGGCGTGGTCCGAGCCAAGGGGGAGGGGCCCAGGttgagggggcgtggcctgagcCAGTGGGGGGGACCCCCAAGCCAATCAGATCATCCAGGCACatgggggggggcgtggccaatGGTGGGCGTGGTCTGAGCCAAGGGGGGCGGGGCCTAATCCGGGGCGGGGCCTCATGGGCAGGGGTGGGCACCCTGGGGGATGGGAACCCTGTGGGCTCCGGGAGGTTCCggggtccccaaggtccccagggtcccccacggtgtccccaaggACCTCACGGGGTCCAGGAGGTCCCTGAggtccccagggcccccccggTGTCACCAGGGTCCCCAGAGACCTCACGGGGTCCAGGAGGTCCCCGaggtccccaggacccccccggtgTCACCAGGGTCCCCAGAGACCTCACGGGGTTCAGGAGGTCCCCACGACCTCCCTGGTGTCACCAAGGTTTGAGGAGGTTCAGAAGGACcccaaggtccccaggagctccCCAAAGTCCCCAGGatcccccaggtgtccccaaggtccccaaggACCTCACGGGGTCCAGGAGGTCCCCGAGGTCCCCAGGATCTCCCTGGTGTCCTCAGGTGGTCCCCAAAATCCTACGAGGTTTAGAAGGTCCGTAacgtccccaggaccccccagtgtccccaaggtcctAATGAGGTTTAGAAGGTCCCCAGGACCTcactggtgtccccaaggtcctACAACGTTGAGAAGGTCCCCAAAGTCCCCAGAACctccctgggggtccccaagtTCCTACAACCTTGAGAAGGTCCCCAGAGTCCCCAGAACCTCCCTGGGGTCCCCAGGTGGTCCCCGAGGTCCAAGGAGGTTCAGGAGGTCCCTGAGGCCTCCAAAGTCCTCAGGATCCCCCTGGTGTCCCCTAGGGAGGTTGAGAAGGTCCCCAAGGACGCTAGGACCTCCCTGGTTTCTCCAGGTGGTCCCCAAGGTCTGAGGAGGCTCTGaaggtccccaaggtccccaggatctccctggtgtccccaaggtcctACCAGGTTGAGAAGGTCCCCGaggtccccaggacccccctggtGTCACCAAAGACCTCATCAGGTTCAGGAGGTTCTACGAGGTCGTGAAGGTCCTCGAAGTCCCCAGAACCTCCCTAGTGTCCCCAGGTGGTCCCCAAGGTCTGAGGAGGTTCAGGAGGTCCCCAGGAAGTCCCCAAAATCTCCAGCATCCCCCTGGCGTCCCCAAGGTCCTAATGACATTTAGGAGGTCCCCAAGACCTCCCTCATGTCCCCAGGTGGTCCCAAGGTCCGAGGAGGCTCAGgaggtccccaaggtccccaggacccccctggcGTCACCAAAGACCTCATGAGGTTCAGGAGGTCCTACGAGGTTGAGAAGGTCCCCAGAGCCCCCATGacctccctggtgtccccaagtGGTCCCCAAGGTCCGAGGAGGCTCCGgaggtccccaaggtccccaggacccccctggtGTCACCAAAGACCTCATGAGGTTCAGGAGGTCCTACGAGGTTGAGAAGGTCCCCAGAGCCCCCATGACCTCCCTGGCGTCCCCAAGTGGTCCCCAAGGTCCGAGGAGGCTCCGGAGGTCCCCGAGGTCCCCAGGACCatcccgtccccctccccggtgACGCGTCCTCACCCCTTAACGAGCTCGACGACGAGGAAATCGTTGCCGTTGCCGCTGTTGAAGAGGATGAGGCCGTCGGGCGCCGTGGTCTTGAACTGGAAGAAGAGGTGCATGGAGGTGTAGGCCTGGAGGGTGGCCAAGGCCACGTAGGAACCCCGGCCACGGAAAGCCACCGGGTCGGCCACGATGGTCCGACGACCGAAACGGGCGTTGAGTTCGCAGGAGCTGATGTCCCCGTTCTTGCAGAGGTCCAGGTAGGGCAACCCGTTGAAGAGGAGCCCGCTGAGGTGACCcaagaagttggaagggaccacggCCAGGAACCGGCGCTCCGTCACGATGCCCGTCTCGATGTTGTGGAACTCCAGGCGGGTGTGGGCGCCCGACATCTGccctgcgggggggtggggtggggtgttggggggtgagggagggtggtgggtgtccctgggcacccctggcccCACGGATCTCCAGCCCCACGCGTCATGTCCTTGTGGACCTGCATCCCGTTGTAGCGCGGCCCGTTGGACCTGCGCCCGTGTCCTCATGGACCTGCACCCACgtcctcatggacctctgcacccatgTCCTCATGGGCCTCTGCACCCACgtcctcatggacctctgcacccgtgtcctcatggacctctgcacccatgtcctcatggacctctgcacccacctcctcatggacctctgcacccacctCCCATGGACCTGCACCCATGTCttcatggacctctgcacccgtgtcctcatggacctctgcacccacctcctcatggacctctgcacccacctcccatggacctctgcacccatgTCCCCACCTCCCATGGACCTGCACCCACGTCcccatggacctctgcacccacgtcctcatggacctctgcacccacgtccccatggacctctgcacccatgtccccatggacctctgcacccatgTCCCCACCTCCCATGGACCTGCACCTGtgtcctcatggacctctgcacccacgtccccatggacctctgcacccacgtcctcatggacctctgcacccatgtcccatggacctctgcacccatgtcctcatggacctctgcacccacctccccatggacctctgcacccatgtcctcatggacctctgcacccacctCCCATGGACCTGCACCTGtgtcctcatggacctctgcacccgtgtcctcatggacctctgcacccacgtCCTCATGGACCTGCACCTGtgtcctcatggacctctgcacccacgtactcatggacctctgcacccacctcccatggacctctgcacccatgTCCTCATGGACCTGCACCTGtgtcctcatggacctctgcacccacgtcctcatggacctctgcacccatgtcctcatggacctctgcacccatgTCCTCATGGACCTGCACCTGtgtcctcatggacctctgcacccacgtCCTCATGGACCTGCACCTGtgtcctcatggacctctgcacccacgtCCTCATGGACCTGCACCTGtgtcctcatggacctctgcacccacctCCCATGGACCTGCACCTGtgtcctcatggacctctgcacccgtgtcctcatggacctctgcacccatgTCCTCATGGACCTGCACCTGtgtcctcatggacctctgcacccacgtactcatggacctctgcacccacctcccatggacctctgcacccatgtcctcatggacctctgcacccatgTCCTCATGGACCTGCACCTGtgtcctcatggacctctgcacccacgtCCTCATGGACCTGCACCTGtgtcctcatggacctctgcacccacgtcctcatggacctctgcacccatgtccccatggacctctgcacccacgtCCTCATGGACCTGCACCCACGTCcccatggacctctgcacccacgtCCTCATGGACCTGCACCCATGTCcccatggacctctgcacccacgtCCTCATGGACCTGCACCCACGTCcccatggacctctgcacccgtgtccccatggacctctgcacccgtgtcctcatggacctctgcacccacgtCCCATGGACCTGCACCTGtgtcctcatggacctctgcaccccTGTGCCCCTgtgcccctgtccccacgtcccatgtccctgtgcacccgtgtccccatggaTCTACAGACCCATCTCcatgtgtccccgtgtccccgtgcacccgtgtccccatgtccccatgcccccatgtccctgtgcccccatccccacgtgtccccgtgtccctgcacaCCCGTGtacccatgtccccacatcccatgtcccTGCACACCCGTGTCCCCATGGATCTACGGACCCATCCCcacctgtccccgtgtccccgtgcccctgtccccgtgtccccacgtcccatgtCCCTGCACACCCGTGTCCCCATGGATCTATGGACCCATCTCcacctgtccccgtgtccccgtgcccctgtccccgtgtccccacgtcccatgtCCCTGCACACCCATGACCCCATGGATCTACGGAcccatccccacgtgtccccgtgtccccgtgcccctgtccccgtgtccccacgtcccatgtCCCTGTGCACCCATGTCCCCATGGATCTACAGACCCATCTCcacgtgtccctgtgtccccgtgcacccgtgtccccatgtccccatgcccccatgtccctgtgtccccatctccatgtgtccccgtgtccctgtgcccctgtccccatgtccccacatcccatgtcccTGCACACCCGTGTCCCCATGGATCTACGGAcccatccccacgtgtccccatgtccccgtgcacccgtgtccccacgtccccacgtccctgtgGCCTCGTAcaccccccgtccccgtgtcctgCGCGCCCACGTCCCCAGGGACCTGCCCCCCCACgtccgtcccccccaccccgtccccgtcccccccccggcgctgGCACCTTCCACGGTGACGTTGTCGACGGAGAGCTGGAGGCTGCGGCCGCGTCGCACCACGCGCACCGTGTGCCACTCGTTGTCGTCCAGCTTCTGCCCCGCGAACAGCGTCTCGGGGCCCTTGCCTGGGGGGGACAGACGGTGACacgccacccccagcacccccgtgACACCCGGTGACACCCGGTGACACCGCCTCACCTGCTGACGCCGTCACACTGGGCACCCGGGTGACACCGGCGACACACCACACCCGGGCACCCCCCTGACACCACCGCAACAGGCACCTGGGTGACACCGGTGACACCGGGTGACACCGCCACACTGGGTGACACCACCACACTGGGCACTCGGGTGACACCAGTGACACCATGATACCAGGTGACACCGCCACAGCGGGCACCCGGGTGACACCGGTGACACCATGACACCAGGTGACAGTGCCACACCGGGCACCCAGGTGACACCGGTGACACCACCACACTGGGTGACACCACCACACCGGGCACCTGGGTGACACTGATGACACCACCACACTGGGTGACACCGCCACACTGGGTGACACCACCACACCGGGCACCTGGGTGACACTGATGACACCACCACACTGGGTGACACCACCACACTGGGCACTTGGGTGACACCAGTGACACGATGATACCAGGTGACACCGCTGCACCGGGCACCCAGGTGACACTGATGACACCACCACACCGGGTGACACCGCCACACTGGGTGACAACACCACACTGGGCACTTGGGTGACACCGGTGACACTATGACACAAGGTGACACCACCACACTGGGTGACACTGCCACACTGGGCACTCGGGTGACCCTGGTGCCACCATGACACCAGGTGACAGTGCCACACCGGGCACCCGggtgacactggtgacactggtgacACTATGACACCAGGTGACAGTGCCACACCAGGCACCCGGGTGACACTGGTGACACCACCCCACCGGGTGACACTGCCACACCGGGTGACAGTGCCACACCAGGCACCCCTGTGACACCATGACACCAGGTGACACCGCACTGCCGGTGACACCGGGcacccccagtgccaccaggtGCCACCGCGTGACACCGGACACCCCTACGTGACACCAGGGAGCGGGTGACACCGCGACACGCCAGGCACCGCCAGCTGACACCGGGTGACACCGGCCGCCCCCACGTGACACGGGGTGACACCGTGACACCGGGTGACACCGTGACACGGGACAACACTGGGCACCGGGTGACACGGGGTGACACGGGGTGACACGGGGTGACACCGCACAGGCGtctgcaaacccccccccccgcacgcAGGCCCCGCACACCCACATGCCTCGCACACGCCTCGCACACGCCTCGCACACGTGTGCCCGGAGCGGCCCTCGCACACGCACACGCTCCCGCACGCGGGGGTCGCGCACGCGGGGGTGACACACGCGGGGGGTGACACACGCGGTCCCGCCGCGTGCACACCCACACGCGTGTGCTCCCCTTGCACGCCCGCGCACGTCCCTCCCAGCCCCCGGGGACACGCGTGAACcggggacacgttggggacacggggagggaaacggggcccgggggggggggaatgcatGCAGCGAGCGCGGGTGCCCGCgcagcacacgcgtgtgcgcggcTGCAGAACacgggcacacgcgtgtgcagccctgcccggctgcgTGTCCCGACGTGCGCGTGTGTGAACACGCGTGTGCTCACgctacgccccccccccccggacgcctgggtccctcgTGCGACACGTCCTCGTGCAcgggaacacccccccccccaccacccccccccccccaggggtccGGACACGTGTGTTACACGCGTGTGcgtcccaccacccaccccccccctcgccgtgcacacacgtgtgtcctcgtcaccaccacccccccccaccccggtgagCGTGAAAACACGAGGCCTTGCACACGCGCgtgtctgggggggggtcacccaggTGGCCGGGGGGGACCAGGGGGGGTCCCAAGTGtccggaggtggggggggggggggtcagacccCAGAGGGGGCTCAGGcatcttgggggggggacacgccggtgtctggggggggtcagaccccagaggggacccaggagtccgggggggggacactcaggtgtctggggggggtcccaattGTCCGGGGGGGGCGGGTTCAGACCCCATAGGGGGCCCAGGCGTCCGGGGGGGACActcaggtgtctggggggggtcccaagtgTCCTGGGGGGGGCAGGTTCAGACCCCATAGGGGGcccaggcgtccggggggggCACTGAGGTGTCTGGGGGGGTTCCCAGGTGTCTGAGGGGGGGGTCAGACCCATAGGGGGCCCAGGCATccagggtggggggtcccaggtgtccggggggggtcCCAATTGTCCGGGGGGGGGGAGTCAGACCctataggggacccaggtgtctggggtggggggggtcccaggtgtccgggggggaagagggggggtcCCAAGTGTCCGGGGGGGGGCTGGTTCAGA
Above is a genomic segment from Chroicocephalus ridibundus unplaced genomic scaffold, bChrRid1.1 SCAFFOLD_655, whole genome shotgun sequence containing:
- the LOC134509105 gene encoding neurexin-2-like isoform X2, whose amino-acid sequence is MSPRPTAWCWPTTSRQSADTLRLELDGGRMKLTLNLGKGPETLFAGQKLDDNEWHTVRVVRRGRSLQLSVDNVTVEGQMSGAHTRLEFHNIETGIVTERRFLAVVPSNFLGHLSGLLFNGLPYLDLCKNGDISSCELNARFGRRTIVADPVAFRGRGSYVALATLQAYTSMHLFFQFKTTAPDGLILFNSGNGNDFLVVELVKGYIHYVFDLGDGPSLMKGNSEQPLHDGRWHEVSVAREGGTLHGLRVDGRPVTQHGQGARNLDLKGELYIGGVSKGLLGRLPKLVASRGGFQAAWPPWTSTAACPTCWGTRCSGWDTSRGAATAPARRARRSRAPTRACACSSGTASPATAA
- the LOC134509105 gene encoding neurexin-2-like isoform X1, which codes for MSPRPTAWCWPTTSRQSADTLRLELDGGRMKLTLNLDCVRVGCHPSKGPETLFAGQKLDDNEWHTVRVVRRGRSLQLSVDNVTVEGQMSGAHTRLEFHNIETGIVTERRFLAVVPSNFLGHLSGLLFNGLPYLDLCKNGDISSCELNARFGRRTIVADPVAFRGRGSYVALATLQAYTSMHLFFQFKTTAPDGLILFNSGNGNDFLVVELVKGYIHYVFDLGDGPSLMKGNSEQPLHDGRWHEVSVAREGGTLHGLRVDGRPVTQHGQGARNLDLKGELYIGGVSKGLLGRLPKLVASRGGFQAAWPPWTSTAACPTCWGTRCSGWDTSRGAATAPARRARRSRAPTRACACSSGTASPATAA